A stretch of DNA from Paenibacillus sp. FSL W8-0186:
TCATATTTCGCTGCAAAGCTCTGTCCTTCCCGCTGCGCTCTTGCATACAACCCGGTACTGAACATGTACCCGAACGTGTAAGGGAAGTTATAGAACGGCACATCGGTAATATAGAAATGCAGCTTGGACGCCCAGAAGTGAGGGTGGTAGGAGGCTAGCGCCCCATGGTATGCTTCACGCTGCGCTTCCTCCATTAAAGCTGACAGCTCGCCGGCGCTAAGCTCCCCTTGCTTTCTTCTCTCATAGAAGCGCGTCTCGAACAGGAATCGCGCATGGATGTTCATGAAGAAGCTGACACTGCTGCTGATTTTGTCGGCGAGCAGGCTCAGCTTCTGCTTGTCGTCCGCCGCATTGTTCACGAGGGCATCCGCCACGATCATTTCCGCAAAGGTCGAAGCAGTTTCCGCTACGTTCATCGCATAATCCTGATTGAACTGCGGAAGTTCATCCATCAGATACTGGTGATAAGCGTGGCCCAATTCATGCGCCAGCGTAGAGACGTTGGATACCGTCCCCCCGAAGGTCATGAAGATGCGCGTCTGTCCGCTGACCGGAAGCGACGTACAGAAACCGCCCGGGCGCTTGCCTGGACGATCCTCCGCTTCGATCCAGCGCTTGTTGAACGCCTCGGCAGAGAAATCCGCCAGCTTCGGACTGAAATTGCGGAATTGCTTCACAATCTCCTCTGCGGCCGCCTCATAGGAGATTTTGTCCGCAGACTCTCCGAGGGGCGCATCGACATCGCTCCAGGACAACTGCTCCAATCCCATCAGCTTGGCCTTGCGGTTCAAATAAGCCACGAACACGGGCTTATTCTCTTCAATGACCTGCCACATCATGTCCAGCGTCGCTTTGGACATCCGGTTAATGTCCAGCGGTTCCTTCAGGATATCGCTCCAGCCTCGTTTTTCGTATAGCTTAATGCGGAAGCCTGCCAGCCGATTGAGCGTATCAGCGCAATAGTCCGCGACATCGCTCCAGGCCTGTTCCCAGTTTTTGAATGTCTCTTCCCGCACTGCGCGGCTGTTGTCCCCCAGCTTATTGGCCGCCTGGCCTACGGACAGGGACGTCTGACTGCCGTCTTCATCCTCGAAAGGGACCGCTACTTTCGACACGATAGTGTCGTAATGCTGTCCCCAGCCGTGATAACCGTCGATCGCCAAATCGGATGCCAGGCTCTCCAGCTCCGGAGCGAGCTTCTCACGGGCAGCGGCGCGCTTTTCACTCAGCACGAACGAAATCGGGGCGACCTCCTCGCGAGACATCCACAGCTCCCAAAGCTCGTCATCTGTGTTGCGCAGCACATTTTGAAACAGGGTCATCGCGTTCTCATAGGCGGCACGCAAGGTAGTTACTTTGCTGGAGAGCTGAACAGCCTTCTTATCATGCTGGTTCTCTGCCGTTAGGCAGGCCACGAAGCTGCTCGCTTCGCCGATTCTGCCTGCTGCGCTTTGCAGCCCGGCAATCAGGCGATCCAGGCCCGCTGCCTCTTCCAGGCTTCCCGGGGCGCTGAATTGCTGCAGTTCCTGGTGCATCGCCGCGATATCCTTCTGAAGTTGCTGCAGGAATGCCTCAAAGTCTGCTGATGAAGAGCCTCCCGCAAAAATAGAATCCAGCTCCCAGGTCTGTTGTACCGGATTTGTCAATTGTGCCATATTACGCATCCTTTCCTTATGCCAATGTTGATGCCACCGGCATTAAAAGTGTATGATATAGAAACCAGATCGACAGGAGGGGATCATTTGAAACCACTGCAAGTCTCACCGGAAACTGCCGTTAAACTAGCCGAAAAATTAAAGGTGCCTCTCGAGCACCTTATGCATATGCCGCAGCATATTTTAATGCAAAAAATCGCGGAGCTTGCCAAAGAAGAAGCGAACAAGCCTTCACCTTCGGACGATTCGGGTGCGTCCTCATGATACCTTTTGAAAGGGCTCTGCCTTACGATATCTTAATGGGCGATGTATATGCGCCGAAATGCCCTTTTTGTGGACAAGAGAACGTCCTTCTTCCCCTGAAGCCTCGTGAAGTGCAAAGCGTGCACGAAGGAAAGAAGAAGCTGCTCGTCTTTCCATGCTGCAAGAATAAGCTGACGCTGCTGGACAGCGACTCCGATTACTTGCTGACCGATACGGTCGTGCGCAGGTGAGCAGCAGCCTTCAAAGGGCAGAAGGGGCCGTTCCCTCTTCCCCATGAACGGCCCCGTAGTTCGGTGCTATAAGCTTAAGATCAACAAGCACATCAACGGGCTTATCCCGTAATCTCTTCCGTCAGCTCTTCCCCTTTGCTGAGCATTTCTTCCCGCAGCAGCGCCCATTGCTCACGGCAGGCGCGAATCATTGAGGCATCGATGATTTTCTTATCGTTGATCACTTTTGAGAACCATTTGACAGCTTCATTATATGCTCCGATTCTGCGGTTTAATTCACCAATCAAATACATGAGGCGCGCATCGTTGCCGCTAATCCCTTCGTTTTCGAATACCTTTATGTAAGAACTCAAGGCATGTTTCAAAAAGCGCTGCTCCTGTTCATGGTCCTCTCGATAACGGTACAGCCAGGCAATATGGTGAAGCAAGCTCGCGATAATCCGCTCCTTCTCACCGATCGTCTGCGCGCAGAGCAGGGCGAGTTTGTAGGTCTCCAGCGCATGTTCCCAGGTTCTTGCTCCGCCGTAGCTCCGTTTTACGAGCCGGTTGCTAATATTCTGCTCGAATTCGCGGCGCTGCCGTTCCGTCAGGCGGTCATTCGAATTCTCCGTCGAAGCGAAGCCGCAAGATGGACACACTCGCACCACATAATAATCGGGATTCTCATCGCGGTAATAGCCGCAAAAGTCCGTATCTGTCCGGATCGACCGCTTCAGGCTGGGCCTGACTCGCGATGTCGAAAATTCATTCTGGCAATAAGCGCAGGTCACCTTGATTTTGTAAAGAGGTTCCAGTTCCACACGATTACTTCCTTTCATCGCCGTTGTAAGACGTTATATCATCACTTTCGTCTTTATCCTTAGGGCGTGTTTACGAAATGAAAAGCAGGTCCAGACAACCGTTTAATGACAAAATCCTTTAATTCTTCCTCAATTCCAACTTCCTCCAGCGCCTCCGTCATGCACGCCAGCCAAGCCTCCGCCCTTTCGCGCGTGACCGGAAATGGCAGATGCCTCGCCCTCATCATCGGGTGGCCGTAGGCGTCCGAGAACAGGGAGGGGCCGCCAAAAAATTGCGACAGGAACATAAACTGCTTCTCCATCACGGGGTTAATATCCTCCGGGAACAAAGGCCCAAGTAGAGGATTCGCCTTCACTTTGGGATAAAAGGCCTCCACGATTTGACGGATGACCTCCTCGCCGCCCAGGTTATCATAAATGCTTAAACTTGGATTCACGGGATTCCTCTCCAACTTCCACATTGTATTTTGGTGCTCCTATTAAGTATAGCAAAAAAAAATAAAAGCTCCTACCGGAGCCCTTACGTACCAACTGGATTAACCTGTCTGTTATGTCAATAACTTCGCCAATCCTCTTCACTGGAATGGACGCGAGAAGCGCGGATCACATACACAAAGGCGCATACAAGCACACCTGCTACAAAACTCATAGCCAACACTCCATCCATCAGAGATTTTTGTCCCGTGACGTGTACATCTGTGATTTTTATTCTAACACATCTCTTTCAAAAATACAGTATAAATTGTAATCGCTTTCTTCCTTTTTTTGTGCTGTTTGTCCTAATCTAATCATACACTTCCACTATGAACTTTGTGGAGGCGTTATTCATGAACCTGACGCGAATTGCCATTTCGCTCATTATATTGACGATGACGTCGCTCGGCGTCCTGATGGTATGCTATCCCGCCGTTTCCTGGGAAGCCGGGGTGACAGGGCTAGCGATCTGGTGGGAGGTTTTATTTCCTTCCCTCTTTCCCTTCTTCGTCATCTCCGAACTGATGCTTGGGTTCGGGATCGTCCATTTTCTAGGAAAATTACTGGATCCCCTTATGAAGCCATTGTTTCGAATTCCGGGCAGCGGCGGTTTCGTGGCGGCCATGGGCTTTGCCTCCGGCTATCCGGTCAGCGCCAAGCTGGCGACCAAGCTTCGGGAGCAGCGCCTCATTAGCCGCGTGCAAGGGGAAAGGCTCGTGGCCTTCACCACTTCCTCGGACCCGATTTTTCTCATCGGGGCCGTATCGGTCGGCTTCTTTGGCAGCTCCCAGCTGGCGGGCATTTTGGCGCTTGCCCATTACGGAAGCGCCCTCCTTCTGGGCATCCTGCTTAGGTTTTACGGTACCAGGGAGGAGGAGAGCCTGCTTCAGGGAAGCGCCATAGACATGATACCGGATCAAGGCTCCGCTCCGTCCGATAGAATGTCCTCCTCCCCGGCAAAGTTCAGCCTGCGTTCCGCGCTTCAAGCGATGCACGAGGCCCGGTTAAATGACGGGCGCAGCCTGGGCGAGCTGCTGAAGCAGGCTGTCTCCTCCTCCCTGCAGCTGATGGCCGTGGTCGGCGGTCTCGTCGTTTTCTTCTCGGTCGTCCTGAAGCTGCTCACCGCTTCCGGCATCATGAGCCTGCTTTATGCAGGCATTCAATCCTTGCTAGTTACGGCCGGCCTGCCAGCTGATCTGGCCGAGCCCTTCGTGGGCGGAATGTTCGAGGTAACCCTCGGCGCCAAAGCAGCCGCGGCTCCGCCCGGCGTTCCGCTCATGTATAAAGCCGCAGCGGCGGCATTCATTTTATCCTGGGGAGGATTGTCCGTCCACGCTCAGGTGGCCAGCATTCTGAACGGAGCGGATTTGCGTTATCTCCCCTTTTTGGCCGCTCGCCTGATCCACGGCATCCTGGCGGCATCCTTATTGCTGCTCCTCTGGACTCCAATGATGGGCACCGGCTCGGCAGCCATGCTGCCGGTCTCGCCGGAAGAAGAAATATCGGTGGGATGGAGCAGCGTTCCTGACGCGTTTGTCATTTTTCTGAAATGGATAGCGGTTCTTCTTATTTTATCTCTGCTCGCCCGAATCATTCATTGGATACTTGCCCGAACCGAAGGGAGAACAAGGAAATGAACGTTGTGTTCTGCTCCAGAATTGATTATGATCTTTACGAACGGTAGTTTTTTTCTTGCGATACCAGGAAGCACTTGCTTCGAAGTTATTCTTTCTGATATCTATTACAAAGGAGCCTGTCATCTTGAGATATTACGTTCTTGACCGTGGCGATCAATTGTCGGTTGAATTGAGCGAAAAATTCCACCAATTGGCCGCAAAACAAGGTCTTCAGTTGGATGCAGAGTCACCGGACATCGTTGTTTCCATTGGAGGAGACGGGACGATGCTCCACGCTTTCCATACGTTCATTGACCGTATACCGTCGATCTCGTTTGTGGGGGTACATACCGGGCACCTCGGTTTTTTCGCTGATTGGCAAGCCAATGAAATTCCTGAGCTCGTCGATATGATTACCCGGCACAAAGATGAATCCCTGCTCAAGCCCCGGATTGTGCATTATCCGCTTATTGAGCTGGAGATTCAGAAGAAATCAGGGACCTCCTCGTATATTTGCCTGAACGAATTCACCTTGAAGGGCGTGGACGGCACGATTGTCGCCCAGGTTGATATCAATGATCAAATGTTCGAAATGTTCCGGGGAGACGGGTTTTGCATCTCTACGCCTTCCGGCAGCACGGCTTATAATAAAAGCCTGGGCGGAGCCATCATCCATCCCTCGATCAAAGCCCTGCAAATTTCCGAAATCGCCTCGATCAACAACCGGGTTTTCCGGACGATCGGGTCTTCCCTGGTGCTGCCGAAGCATCATCATTGCGATATTTATTCGCGGAAGGAACAGAATTTGCTGCTTACTCTGGATCATATTAATTACCCGATCAGCGACCTTATCTCCGTTCGCTGCCAAGTCGCGAAGCAGAGCGTCAGCTTCGTACGCTATCGTCCTTTTCCTTTCTGGAACCGCGTCCGCAACGCCTTCCTCGGATAAGATACTACTCATAGGCGCCTTGCCACCAGTAAACGGATGTTGCAGAAACATCCGTTTTCCTATATAAATTTCTTTTTTTTACTTGTATGATAGAGTTATATTTCAGTTAATACATAGCAAAGGACGTTTTTATGATTATGTTGAAATCATGGTACAAGTCAGCTGTAATCACCCTCCTTCTTCTTGCGCTTTGCCTGCCAAAGGCGGTATATGCAGACGGCAGCGCAATTGAGGCGGCGGAGGCCAGTGACCTCGAGGTGTTGCAAGAGGTTCTGCAATTATTGAATGACAACAACCTTGAGGGGGTTCAAAGGGAAGAATTCATTGAAAACGCCATACGGGGCATGGTTTACACTTTAGATGACCCTTATTCGGATTATTACACGGAGGAAGAGCTCCAGGAGTTTGAGAATGATCTTAATCAGGAATACGTCGGCATCGGGATACTGCTCCGGTATGTCCAAGGCAAGCTCTACGTCACTGAGGTGCTCGACGGCTCTCCGGCGAAA
This window harbors:
- the ylbJ gene encoding sporulation integral membrane protein YlbJ, with protein sequence MNLTRIAISLIILTMTSLGVLMVCYPAVSWEAGVTGLAIWWEVLFPSLFPFFVISELMLGFGIVHFLGKLLDPLMKPLFRIPGSGGFVAAMGFASGYPVSAKLATKLREQRLISRVQGERLVAFTTSSDPIFLIGAVSVGFFGSSQLAGILALAHYGSALLLGILLRFYGTREEESLLQGSAIDMIPDQGSAPSDRMSSSPAKFSLRSALQAMHEARLNDGRSLGELLKQAVSSSLQLMAVVGGLVVFFSVVLKLLTASGIMSLLYAGIQSLLVTAGLPADLAEPFVGGMFEVTLGAKAAAAPPGVPLMYKAAAAAFILSWGGLSVHAQVASILNGADLRYLPFLAARLIHGILAASLLLLLWTPMMGTGSAAMLPVSPEEEISVGWSSVPDAFVIFLKWIAVLLILSLLARIIHWILARTEGRTRK
- a CDS encoding DUF2225 domain-containing protein, producing the protein MELEPLYKIKVTCAYCQNEFSTSRVRPSLKRSIRTDTDFCGYYRDENPDYYVVRVCPSCGFASTENSNDRLTERQRREFEQNISNRLVKRSYGGARTWEHALETYKLALLCAQTIGEKERIIASLLHHIAWLYRYREDHEQEQRFLKHALSSYIKVFENEGISGNDARLMYLIGELNRRIGAYNEAVKWFSKVINDKKIIDASMIRACREQWALLREEMLSKGEELTEEITG
- a CDS encoding YycC family protein, which gives rise to MKPLQVSPETAVKLAEKLKVPLEHLMHMPQHILMQKIAELAKEEANKPSPSDDSGASS
- a CDS encoding globin, with the protein product MNPSLSIYDNLGGEEVIRQIVEAFYPKVKANPLLGPLFPEDINPVMEKQFMFLSQFFGGPSLFSDAYGHPMMRARHLPFPVTRERAEAWLACMTEALEEVGIEEELKDFVIKRLSGPAFHFVNTP
- a CDS encoding M3 family oligoendopeptidase, giving the protein MAQLTNPVQQTWELDSIFAGGSSSADFEAFLQQLQKDIAAMHQELQQFSAPGSLEEAAGLDRLIAGLQSAAGRIGEASSFVACLTAENQHDKKAVQLSSKVTTLRAAYENAMTLFQNVLRNTDDELWELWMSREEVAPISFVLSEKRAAAREKLAPELESLASDLAIDGYHGWGQHYDTIVSKVAVPFEDEDGSQTSLSVGQAANKLGDNSRAVREETFKNWEQAWSDVADYCADTLNRLAGFRIKLYEKRGWSDILKEPLDINRMSKATLDMMWQVIEENKPVFVAYLNRKAKLMGLEQLSWSDVDAPLGESADKISYEAAAEEIVKQFRNFSPKLADFSAEAFNKRWIEAEDRPGKRPGGFCTSLPVSGQTRIFMTFGGTVSNVSTLAHELGHAYHQYLMDELPQFNQDYAMNVAETASTFAEMIVADALVNNAADDKQKLSLLADKISSSVSFFMNIHARFLFETRFYERRKQGELSAGELSALMEEAQREAYHGALASYHPHFWASKLHFYITDVPFYNFPYTFGYMFSTGLYARAQREGQSFAAKYDALLQDTGRMTVEELASKHLGVDLTQPDFWREAMALAVADVKAFLELTE
- a CDS encoding NAD kinase — its product is MRYYVLDRGDQLSVELSEKFHQLAAKQGLQLDAESPDIVVSIGGDGTMLHAFHTFIDRIPSISFVGVHTGHLGFFADWQANEIPELVDMITRHKDESLLKPRIVHYPLIELEIQKKSGTSSYICLNEFTLKGVDGTIVAQVDINDQMFEMFRGDGFCISTPSGSTAYNKSLGGAIIHPSIKALQISEIASINNRVFRTIGSSLVLPKHHHCDIYSRKEQNLLLTLDHINYPISDLISVRCQVAKQSVSFVRYRPFPFWNRVRNAFLG